The stretch of DNA CTGCCTGCCGGGCCAAGCGCGGTGCCCCTCGTCCGCCGGCAGCGGTAAGACGCACGCTCCTTGATACTTCGGAAATTTCCGACATATACTCGGAGCGTGCTTCCTGATGTGTTCGGTGCAGTCGCCAACCCTGCGCGGCGCGTCATTCTTGACGAGCTCTGCGAAGGTCCCAGGACGGCGGGGGAACTCACCGGCCTGCTCGAGTTGAGCCGTTCCGCCGCGTCCGAACACCTGGCCGTTCTCCGCGAGGCAGGTCTCGTGCGCGAAGAACGGCACGGCCGCCATCGGCTGTACCACCTCCAGCCGGCGCGCCTCGCCGAGATCGGTGGCTGGGTGAAGCACTTTGAGCGTTACTGGACCCAGCGCCTCGACGCGCTTGCCGAACTTCTAGACGAGGAGAACCCGTCATGACCGAGAACACCATCCGGCTCGAGCGCCACATTCCGCACCCCAGCACAGCCGTGTGGGCTGCGCTCACCACACCGGAACTGCTGGCCCGCTGGTGGGCACCT from Arthrobacter sp. B3I9 encodes:
- a CDS encoding helix-turn-helix transcriptional regulator yields the protein MLPDVFGAVANPARRVILDELCEGPRTAGELTGLLELSRSAASEHLAVLREAGLVREERHGRHRLYHLQPARLAEIGGWVKHFERYWTQRLDALAELLDEENPS